One window from the genome of Streptomyces sp. NBC_01476 encodes:
- the mmuM gene encoding homocysteine S-methyltransferase yields the protein MTPPVPPPAAEPLLGHGGTLLLDGGLSNQLAAQGCDLSDALWSARLLADEPAQVEAAHTAYLRAGARVLITASYQATYEGFARRGLSRPEATRLLHRSVTLARDAAASSGAEGTGAGEGRGEGKPPVRVAASVGPYGAMLADGSEYRGRYGLSVRELERFHRPRIEALAEAGPDVLALETVPDADEAEAMLRAAERTGVPVWLSYTVAGDRTRAGQPLAEAFAVAADRDEVVAVGVNCCAPGDVEPAVRTAVAVTGKPAVAYPNSGEEWDGQARRWSGGSAFDPGTARRWEAAGARLIGGCCRVGPAQIARLAAALT from the coding sequence ATGACCCCTCCCGTGCCCCCGCCCGCCGCCGAACCGCTCCTCGGCCACGGCGGCACGCTGCTCCTGGACGGCGGCCTGTCCAACCAGCTCGCCGCACAGGGCTGCGACCTGTCCGACGCCCTGTGGTCGGCCCGGCTGCTCGCCGACGAGCCGGCCCAGGTCGAAGCGGCACACACCGCCTACCTGCGGGCGGGGGCACGGGTGCTCATCACGGCGAGCTACCAGGCCACCTACGAAGGGTTCGCCCGGCGCGGGCTGAGCCGGCCCGAGGCGACGCGGTTGCTGCACCGCAGCGTCACCCTGGCCCGCGACGCGGCGGCCAGCAGCGGGGCGGAAGGGACGGGGGCGGGGGAGGGGAGGGGGGAGGGGAAGCCCCCCGTACGTGTGGCGGCGTCCGTCGGACCCTACGGTGCGATGCTCGCGGACGGGAGCGAGTACCGGGGGCGGTACGGCTTGTCGGTGCGGGAGTTGGAGCGTTTTCACCGGCCCAGGATCGAGGCGCTGGCGGAGGCGGGCCCGGATGTGCTGGCGCTGGAGACGGTGCCGGACGCCGATGAGGCGGAGGCGATGCTGCGGGCGGCGGAGCGGACGGGGGTGCCGGTGTGGCTGTCCTACACGGTGGCCGGCGACCGGACCCGCGCGGGCCAGCCGCTGGCGGAGGCTTTCGCGGTGGCGGCGGACCGTGACGAGGTGGTCGCGGTCGGCGTCAACTGCTGCGCTCCGGGGGACGTCGAGCCGGCGGTCAGGACCGCGGTGGCGGTCACCGGCAAGCCCGCCGTCGCCTATCCCAACAGCGGCGAGGAGTGGGACGGGCAGGCGCGCCGCTGGTCCGGCGGTTCGGCCTTCGACCCCGGGACGGCCCGGCGCTGGGAGGCCGCCGGCGCCCGCCTGATCGGCGGCTGCTGCCGGGTGGGGCCCGCGCAGATCGCGCGCCTCGCCGCCGCCCTCACCTGA
- a CDS encoding LLM class F420-dependent oxidoreductase, with amino-acid sequence MDLRIFTEPQQGATYDTLLAAAKATEDLGFDAFFRSDHYLSMGDGDGLPGPTDAWITLAGLARETSRIKLGTLMTAATFRLPGVLAIEVAQVDQMSGGRVELGIGAGWYEAEHTAYGIPFPKEKFARLEEQLAIITGLWATPVGKTFDYDGTFYQLKDSPALPKPAQPKVPVLIGGMGAKRTPELTAAYADEFNLPFGSVEDTARQFARVREALQAAGRGPGDLVYSNALIAVVGKDDAEVARRAAAIGREVDELKANGLAGSPAEVVDKIGRYAEQGSTRFYLQILDPKDLDHLELISAQVQSQLS; translated from the coding sequence ATGGACCTGCGAATCTTCACCGAGCCCCAGCAAGGCGCGACCTACGACACCCTGCTGGCCGCCGCCAAGGCCACCGAAGACCTCGGCTTCGACGCCTTCTTCCGCTCCGACCACTACCTGTCGATGGGCGACGGCGACGGCCTGCCCGGACCCACGGACGCCTGGATCACCCTGGCCGGCCTCGCCCGCGAGACCAGCCGGATCAAACTCGGCACCCTGATGACCGCCGCCACCTTCCGGCTCCCCGGCGTGCTGGCCATCGAAGTGGCCCAGGTCGACCAGATGTCCGGCGGCCGGGTCGAACTCGGCATCGGCGCCGGCTGGTACGAAGCGGAGCACACCGCCTACGGCATCCCCTTCCCGAAGGAGAAGTTCGCCCGGCTGGAGGAGCAGCTGGCGATCATCACCGGACTGTGGGCGACCCCGGTCGGGAAGACCTTCGACTACGACGGGACGTTCTACCAGCTGAAGGACTCCCCGGCGCTGCCGAAGCCCGCCCAGCCCAAGGTCCCGGTCCTCATCGGCGGTATGGGCGCCAAGCGCACCCCGGAGCTCACCGCGGCCTACGCCGACGAGTTCAACCTGCCCTTCGGATCGGTGGAGGACACCGCCCGCCAGTTCGCCCGGGTACGGGAAGCACTCCAGGCCGCCGGCCGCGGCCCCGGCGATCTGGTGTACTCCAACGCCCTGATCGCCGTCGTCGGCAAGGACGACGCGGAGGTGGCCCGCCGGGCCGCCGCCATCGGCCGGGAGGTCGACGAGCTCAAGGCGAACGGCCTGGCCGGTTCGCCGGCCGAGGTGGTCGACAAGATCGGGCGGTACGCCGAACAGGGCTCCACCCGCTTCTACCTCCAGATCCTCGACCCGAAGGACCTGGACCACCTGGAGCTCATCTCCGCGCAGGTCCAGTCCCAGCTGAGCTGA
- a CDS encoding AAA family ATPase, protein MSTTQHRPVVTELRLSAFKQHRGATFGLGPLTLLTGGSGTGKSSVLEGLCALGRLACGAGLHEVFGAAVRGGAAACVPQAAQPDAQGRRGFRIGCTVTGPVGPVRLDVAVQAEPTLRIVGERLSAGGETLLTTALRDPSRPTVQAAWHTAGVVAVTRAPLPDDRLATALLPLRVAGRTDGQRLVLAAAEQVVVALRGVFPVAPRPELMRAPVPLGDGRLRAACDNLSAVLARTEGECVTRHAALVNAVRAVCSPPVEGLTTLPAALTGNGRLPTAGTIAAVDRGPLGLIPIDRLGDGELRFLALALVLLTGPGVLDVDTSTELLPAGQVLTVIADGLDLGLDKRQTGELLRLASVAAARGHIRLLGTVRDTACLDRIGGVSVTTLGLTQGQTAHRAGGDREDEVDQSG, encoded by the coding sequence ATGAGCACCACGCAGCACCGACCCGTCGTCACCGAACTGCGGCTTTCGGCCTTCAAACAGCACCGGGGAGCGACCTTCGGGCTCGGCCCGCTCACCTTGCTCACCGGCGGCAGCGGCACCGGCAAGTCCAGCGTGCTCGAAGGGCTCTGCGCACTCGGCCGGCTCGCCTGCGGCGCCGGACTGCACGAGGTGTTCGGCGCCGCGGTACGCGGCGGCGCCGCCGCCTGCGTCCCGCAGGCCGCCCAACCCGACGCCCAAGGCCGCCGCGGCTTCCGCATCGGCTGCACCGTCACCGGTCCCGTCGGCCCGGTCCGCCTCGACGTCGCCGTCCAGGCGGAACCCACCCTGCGGATCGTCGGCGAACGGCTCAGCGCCGGCGGCGAGACCCTGCTCACCACCGCCCTGCGCGACCCCTCCCGCCCCACCGTCCAAGCCGCCTGGCACACCGCAGGAGTCGTCGCCGTCACCCGCGCCCCGCTCCCCGACGACAGACTCGCCACCGCGCTGCTGCCCCTGCGCGTCGCCGGCCGCACCGACGGACAACGCCTCGTCCTCGCCGCGGCGGAACAAGTCGTGGTCGCCCTGCGCGGTGTCTTCCCCGTGGCCCCCCGCCCCGAACTCATGCGCGCACCCGTACCGCTCGGCGACGGCCGGCTCCGCGCCGCCTGCGACAACCTCTCCGCCGTCCTGGCCAGAACCGAAGGTGAATGCGTCACCCGGCACGCCGCCCTGGTCAACGCGGTACGCGCCGTGTGCAGCCCACCCGTCGAAGGACTGACCACCCTGCCCGCCGCCCTCACCGGAAACGGCCGCCTCCCCACCGCAGGCACCATCGCGGCCGTCGACCGCGGCCCCCTCGGCCTGATCCCCATCGACCGGCTCGGCGACGGCGAACTCCGCTTCCTCGCCCTCGCCCTGGTCCTGCTCACCGGACCCGGCGTCCTCGACGTCGACACCAGCACCGAACTCCTGCCGGCCGGCCAGGTGCTCACCGTCATCGCCGACGGACTCGACCTCGGCCTCGACAAGCGGCAGACCGGCGAACTCCTGCGACTGGCCTCCGTGGCCGCCGCCCGCGGCCACATCCGGCTCCTCGGAACCGTGCGCGACACCGCCTGCCTCGACCGGATCGGCGGCGTCTCGGTCACCACCCTCGGCCTCACCCAGGGACAAACCGCGCACCGCGCGGGCGGCGACCGCGAGGATGAGGTAGACCAGTCCGGGTGA
- a CDS encoding 3' terminal RNA ribose 2'-O-methyltransferase Hen1, with product MFLTISTTASAAGAATDLGFLLHKHPDRSQVFSTSYGAAHVFYPEASAERTTAALLLEVDPPALVRRGRTQGRGRGGAPDAALAAYVNDRPYAASSLLAVALRTVFSSALRGECRTLPERAAAPLPLRIEVPALPARGGAPLVERLFAPLGWQVAAEPVALDGHFPQWGASRYVSLVLEGELRLSEALRHLYVLLPVLDDAKHYWVSPDEVDKLLRFGAGWLPAHPEQKLITSRYLSRRWSLTRDALERLELARLADADDIEVEDIDNAVAAEVPEEAEERPTPLAVLRRTAILAALRDHGAARVLDLGCGQGQLVAELLKEPRFTEIAGMDVSVRALDIAARRLRLDRMGERQAGRISLFQGSLAYTDARLKGYDAAVLSEVIEHLDLSRLPSLEYAVFGAARPGTVVVTTPNAEYNVRWETLPAGHVRHADHRFEWTRAEFAAWAGAVAGRYGYQVAYTPVGPDDPEVGPPTQLAVFTLTAQKKKEEAAA from the coding sequence GTGTTCCTGACGATATCGACCACCGCAAGCGCCGCCGGCGCCGCCACCGACCTCGGTTTCCTGCTGCACAAGCACCCGGACAGGTCCCAGGTCTTCTCGACCTCCTACGGCGCCGCCCATGTCTTCTACCCTGAGGCGTCCGCCGAGCGGACCACGGCCGCGCTGCTGCTGGAGGTCGATCCGCCGGCGCTGGTCCGGCGTGGCCGGACGCAGGGCAGGGGGCGGGGCGGCGCACCCGACGCGGCGCTCGCGGCATATGTGAACGACCGGCCGTATGCCGCCTCGTCGCTGCTGGCGGTGGCGCTGCGGACGGTGTTCTCCAGTGCGCTGCGCGGCGAGTGCCGGACGCTGCCGGAGCGTGCTGCGGCGCCGCTGCCACTGCGGATCGAGGTGCCGGCGCTTCCCGCCCGTGGTGGCGCGCCGCTGGTGGAGCGGCTCTTCGCGCCGCTGGGCTGGCAGGTGGCGGCGGAGCCGGTCGCGCTGGACGGGCACTTCCCGCAGTGGGGTGCGTCGCGGTACGTCTCGCTGGTGCTGGAGGGCGAACTGCGGCTGTCGGAGGCGCTGCGGCACCTGTATGTCCTGCTGCCGGTGCTGGATGACGCCAAGCACTACTGGGTGTCGCCCGACGAGGTGGACAAGCTGCTGCGGTTCGGGGCGGGCTGGCTGCCGGCGCACCCGGAGCAGAAGCTGATCACCAGCCGGTATCTCTCCCGCCGGTGGTCGCTGACCCGGGACGCGCTGGAGCGCCTGGAGCTGGCCCGGCTGGCGGACGCCGACGACATCGAGGTCGAGGACATCGACAACGCGGTGGCCGCCGAGGTGCCGGAGGAGGCCGAGGAGCGGCCGACGCCGCTGGCGGTGCTGCGGCGGACGGCGATCCTGGCCGCGCTGCGCGACCACGGGGCCGCCCGGGTGCTCGATCTGGGCTGCGGGCAGGGGCAGTTGGTGGCGGAGCTGCTCAAGGAGCCGCGGTTCACCGAGATCGCCGGGATGGATGTGTCGGTGCGGGCGCTGGACATCGCGGCCCGCCGGCTGCGGCTTGACCGGATGGGTGAGCGGCAGGCCGGCCGGATCAGTCTCTTCCAGGGGTCGTTGGCGTACACCGACGCCCGGCTGAAGGGCTATGACGCGGCGGTGCTGAGCGAGGTGATCGAGCACCTGGACCTGTCGCGGCTGCCGTCGCTGGAGTACGCGGTGTTCGGTGCCGCCCGTCCCGGCACGGTGGTGGTGACCACGCCGAACGCCGAGTACAACGTGCGCTGGGAGACGCTGCCGGCTGGTCATGTCCGGCACGCCGACCACCGGTTCGAGTGGACCCGGGCCGAGTTCGCCGCCTGGGCCGGGGCGGTGGCCGGCCGGTACGGCTACCAGGTGGCGTACACCCCGGTCGGGCCGGACGACCCGGAGGTGGGTCCGCCCACCCAGCTGGCCGTGTTCACGCTGACCGCGCAGAAGAAGAAGGAGGAGGCAGCCGCATGA
- a CDS encoding DUF1697 domain-containing protein codes for MTETTTSYAALLRGINVGGKNKVPMQTLREIVAQIGGSRVRTHLQSGNAVFVHEQRDPLRVAADLREALLAELGLTIAVLVRDHADLRRVVDANPFAMGGVNGSRFMVVFLSGPAPADRLALIDAAAYAPDAFAAGEREIYAHFPDGMRDSKLAALFTDRKLGLTASARNWNTVTKLLAMSEDVRPA; via the coding sequence GTGACCGAGACCACCACCAGCTATGCCGCGCTGCTGCGCGGCATCAACGTCGGCGGCAAGAACAAGGTCCCCATGCAGACGCTGCGGGAGATCGTCGCCCAGATCGGCGGTTCGCGGGTGCGGACGCATCTGCAGAGCGGCAACGCCGTCTTCGTGCACGAGCAGCGCGATCCGCTGCGGGTGGCGGCGGATCTGCGGGAGGCGCTGCTCGCCGAGCTGGGGCTGACGATCGCGGTGCTGGTGCGTGACCACGCGGATCTGCGGCGGGTGGTGGACGCCAATCCGTTCGCGATGGGGGGCGTCAACGGGTCCCGCTTCATGGTGGTGTTCCTGTCGGGGCCGGCGCCGGCGGACCGGCTGGCGCTGATCGACGCGGCGGCGTACGCGCCGGACGCGTTCGCGGCCGGGGAGCGGGAGATCTACGCCCATTTTCCCGACGGCATGCGGGACTCGAAGCTGGCGGCGCTCTTCACCGACCGCAAGCTGGGGCTGACCGCGTCGGCGCGCAACTGGAACACGGTGACGAAGCTGCTGGCGATGAGCGAGGACGTACGGCCGGCGTGA
- a CDS encoding DUF6099 family protein has product MDATRLITEAERALRSDPQPEHVIAEAWQACELTEAISHLLGDSHAQPVARAGPAPTITTTGAGPPRAARLTAVRDRAATLRALRTLLGEISLTLVGVTRTAEDETAYWNCIEALDAVDEAKDRIKELTSQGGD; this is encoded by the coding sequence ATGGACGCCACCCGGCTCATCACCGAGGCAGAACGGGCACTGCGGAGCGACCCCCAGCCCGAACACGTCATCGCCGAAGCCTGGCAGGCCTGTGAACTCACCGAAGCCATCAGCCACCTCCTCGGCGACAGCCACGCACAGCCCGTGGCCCGCGCCGGACCCGCACCCACGATCACCACCACCGGCGCCGGCCCGCCCCGGGCCGCCCGTCTCACCGCCGTACGCGACCGGGCCGCCACCTTGCGGGCACTGCGCACCCTGCTCGGCGAGATCAGCCTCACCCTCGTCGGTGTCACCCGCACCGCCGAGGACGAGACGGCGTACTGGAACTGCATCGAAGCGCTCGACGCCGTCGACGAAGCCAAAGACCGGATCAAGGAGCTGACCAGCCAGGGAGGCGATTGA
- a CDS encoding polynucleotide kinase-phosphatase: protein MSDTAERTRTEAHRTLAVTDLSLVVLIGATGSGKSTFAARHFKPTEVLSSDFCRALVSDDENDQSATTDAFDVLHYIAGKRLAAGRRTVVDATSVQSESRKQLIALAREHDVLPIAIVLDVPEQVCAERNARRPDRAALPRHVIQRHQRELRRSLRGLEREGFRKVHILRGTEEIDAAEVVTERRYNDLTHLTGPFDIIGDVHGCSAELETLLTTLGYDDGRHPAGRTAVFVGDLVDRGPDSPGVLRRVMGMVEAGTALCVPGNHENKLGRWLKGRKVQHTHGLAETIGQLAAEDARDPEFRGKVARFIEGLVSHYVLDGGKLVVCHAGLPEKYHGRTSGRVRSHALYGETTGETDEFGLPVRYPWAEDYRGRAAVVYGHTPVPTTSWINNTICLDTGAVFGGKMTALRWPEREIVDVPAEKVWYEPVRPLAAETPGGVDGRPLDLGDVAGRRVVETSRMGRLAVREENAAAALEVMSRFAVDPRLLGYLPPTMSPCATSDEDGYLEYPREAFAAFRTDGVREVVCEEKHMGSRAVALVCRDAAAARQRFGVDGVTGTLHTRTGRPFFDDPAVTEEVLARLRAAVTGAGLWEELGTDWLLLDAELLPWSLKASGLLRKQYAAVGAAAGAVFPPALAALEAAAARGSEVSAVLDRQRERAADATAFTEAYRRYCWTTDGLDGVRLAPFQLLAVEGRSLAGLPHDAQLAMIDRLAAADTSGLLHTTRRLLVDTGDEESVAQGVRWWLELTGAGGEGMVVKPLAALIRTEAGRLVQPGVKCRGREYLRIIYGPEYTRPEHLTRLRNRALGHKRSLALREYALGLEALDRLAGGEPLWRVHEAVFAVLALESEPVDPRL, encoded by the coding sequence ATGAGCGACACCGCCGAGCGCACCCGTACCGAAGCCCACCGCACCCTGGCCGTCACCGACCTCTCCCTCGTCGTGCTGATCGGCGCCACCGGCTCCGGCAAGTCCACTTTCGCTGCCCGCCACTTCAAGCCCACCGAGGTGCTCTCCTCCGACTTCTGCCGCGCTCTGGTCAGCGACGACGAGAACGACCAGAGCGCCACCACCGACGCCTTCGACGTCCTGCACTACATCGCGGGCAAGCGCCTGGCGGCGGGCCGGCGCACCGTCGTGGACGCCACCAGCGTGCAGTCCGAGAGCCGCAAGCAGCTGATCGCGCTGGCCCGGGAGCACGACGTGCTGCCGATCGCCATCGTGCTGGACGTACCGGAGCAGGTATGCGCCGAACGCAACGCGCGCCGCCCGGACCGGGCCGCCCTGCCGCGGCACGTGATCCAGCGGCACCAGCGGGAGCTGCGCCGCTCGCTGCGCGGCCTGGAGCGCGAGGGCTTCCGCAAGGTGCACATCCTGCGCGGCACCGAGGAGATCGACGCCGCCGAGGTGGTCACCGAGCGCCGGTACAACGACCTGACGCACCTGACCGGTCCGTTCGACATCATCGGGGACGTGCACGGCTGCTCCGCCGAGCTGGAGACGCTGCTGACCACGCTCGGTTACGACGACGGCCGGCACCCGGCGGGCCGTACCGCGGTCTTCGTCGGTGACCTGGTGGACCGCGGCCCGGACAGTCCGGGGGTGCTGCGCCGGGTGATGGGCATGGTCGAGGCGGGCACCGCGCTGTGCGTGCCCGGCAACCACGAGAACAAGCTGGGCCGCTGGCTCAAGGGCCGCAAGGTCCAGCACACCCACGGGCTGGCGGAGACCATCGGGCAGCTGGCGGCGGAGGACGCCCGCGACCCGGAGTTCCGGGGGAAGGTGGCGCGCTTCATCGAGGGGCTGGTCAGCCACTACGTACTGGACGGCGGCAAGCTGGTGGTCTGCCACGCCGGGCTGCCCGAGAAGTACCACGGCCGCACCTCAGGCCGGGTCCGCTCGCACGCGCTCTACGGGGAGACCACCGGTGAGACCGACGAGTTCGGCCTGCCGGTCCGTTACCCGTGGGCCGAGGACTACCGGGGCCGTGCCGCGGTCGTCTACGGGCACACCCCGGTCCCCACCACCTCGTGGATCAACAACACCATCTGCCTGGACACCGGTGCGGTGTTCGGCGGGAAAATGACCGCCCTGCGGTGGCCGGAGCGGGAGATCGTGGACGTGCCGGCCGAGAAGGTCTGGTACGAGCCGGTACGGCCCTTGGCCGCTGAGACCCCCGGTGGCGTGGACGGCCGTCCGCTGGACCTCGGTGACGTGGCGGGCCGGCGGGTGGTGGAGACCAGCCGGATGGGGCGGCTCGCGGTGCGGGAGGAGAACGCCGCGGCGGCGCTGGAGGTGATGAGCCGGTTCGCGGTCGACCCGCGGCTGCTCGGCTACCTGCCGCCGACCATGTCCCCGTGCGCGACCTCGGACGAGGACGGTTACCTCGAATACCCGCGGGAGGCGTTCGCCGCCTTCAGGACCGACGGGGTGCGGGAGGTGGTGTGCGAGGAGAAGCACATGGGCTCGCGTGCGGTCGCCCTGGTCTGCCGGGACGCCGCGGCGGCGCGGCAGCGGTTCGGCGTCGACGGGGTGACGGGCACGCTGCACACCCGTACCGGCCGGCCGTTCTTCGACGACCCGGCGGTCACCGAGGAGGTGCTGGCGCGGCTGCGGGCCGCGGTGACGGGGGCCGGCCTGTGGGAGGAGCTGGGCACCGACTGGCTGCTGCTCGACGCCGAGTTGCTGCCCTGGTCGCTGAAGGCGTCCGGTCTGCTGCGCAAGCAGTACGCGGCGGTGGGCGCCGCGGCGGGTGCGGTCTTCCCGCCGGCGCTGGCCGCGCTGGAGGCGGCCGCGGCCCGGGGCAGCGAGGTGTCCGCGGTCCTGGACCGGCAGCGGGAGCGGGCCGCGGACGCGACCGCGTTCACCGAGGCGTACCGGCGGTACTGCTGGACCACCGACGGTCTGGACGGGGTGCGGCTGGCGCCGTTCCAGCTGCTCGCCGTGGAGGGCCGCAGTCTCGCCGGGCTGCCGCACGACGCGCAGCTGGCCATGATCGACCGCCTCGCCGCGGCCGACACCTCCGGCCTGCTGCACACCACGCGGCGGCTGCTGGTCGACACCGGGGACGAGGAGTCGGTCGCGCAGGGGGTGCGCTGGTGGCTGGAGCTGACCGGGGCGGGCGGCGAGGGGATGGTCGTCAAGCCGCTGGCGGCGCTGATCAGGACCGAGGCGGGCCGGCTGGTGCAGCCCGGTGTCAAGTGCCGCGGGCGGGAGTACCTGCGGATCATCTACGGGCCTGAGTACACCCGCCCTGAGCACCTGACCCGGCTGCGGAACCGGGCGCTGGGGCACAAGAGGTCGCTGGCGCTGCGCGAGTACGCCCTCGGCCTGGAGGCCCTGGACCGGCTGGCCGGCGGTGAGCCGCTGTGGCGGGTCCACGAGGCGGTCTTCGCGGTGCTGGCGCTGGAGTCCGAGCCGGTGGACCCGCGGCTGTGA
- a CDS encoding nucleotide pyrophosphohydrolase, giving the protein MTEPHAPDLAALQRRLVDFAAARNWEPFHTPKNLAVALSVEASELLEIFQWLTPEQAAAVMDDPDSAHRVRDEVADVLAYLLQFCAVLGVDPAAALDAKIDRNELRFPRPGAVLGPPEQD; this is encoded by the coding sequence GTGACCGAACCCCACGCCCCGGACCTCGCGGCCCTCCAGCGCCGCCTCGTCGACTTCGCCGCCGCCCGCAACTGGGAGCCGTTCCACACCCCGAAGAACCTCGCGGTCGCCCTGAGCGTCGAGGCATCGGAACTCCTGGAGATCTTCCAGTGGCTGACCCCCGAACAGGCCGCGGCCGTGATGGACGACCCCGACAGCGCCCACCGCGTACGGGACGAGGTCGCGGACGTACTCGCCTACCTGCTGCAGTTCTGCGCGGTCCTCGGCGTCGACCCGGCAGCCGCGCTCGACGCGAAGATCGACCGCAACGAGCTGCGGTTCCCCCGGCCGGGAGCGGTACTGGGGCCGCCGGAGCAGGATTGA
- a CDS encoding discoidin domain-containing protein: MQSAGATFAQQTLRQTVHTSIGGTSARIHLSNAFGSAPVTLSDVHLAEPGANGAVDTSTDRTVTFGGASSVTIPAGGSAVSDGVAFAVPSDADLAVSFYVPQSALSTWHQTANVTNYVAPGDQSGSAVLSGAQSDTNTSFLAGLDVQNAASPGAVVAFGASITDAISSTFGAYHRWPDLFSDRLLDSGRAVGVINEGISGNGLIFDGGGQKATTRFQRDVLDQSGVTWVVFGDDVINDLLNSNPPTIGQIESASSQLVTAAHARGVGFLCSTLTPFKGTTGWTQSREDVREAYNAFLRTSSSGCDAVNDVDAATHDPSDPQAYLPSYDSGDHLHPNDLGMQAIADAVPLSVFGAATTAPRVNLALGRPVQASSVEAGSTMVGADAVDGNRDTRWASGSGDPQSLAVDLGQTRTLTQVELDWETAYASSWQIQVSPDGTSSWQTIASSTAGRGGDVQVPVSGSGRWVRLLGTVRGTQFGYSLWEFGVYGQ; this comes from the coding sequence ATGCAGTCGGCGGGTGCCACGTTCGCCCAGCAGACACTGCGGCAGACGGTGCACACCAGCATCGGCGGTACGAGCGCGCGTATCCACCTCTCGAACGCCTTCGGCAGCGCGCCCGTGACGCTCTCCGACGTCCACCTCGCCGAGCCGGGTGCCAATGGCGCGGTCGACACCTCGACGGACCGCACGGTCACCTTCGGCGGCGCCTCGTCGGTGACGATCCCCGCGGGGGGCAGCGCGGTCAGCGACGGCGTGGCGTTCGCCGTCCCCTCCGACGCCGACCTCGCGGTGAGTTTCTACGTCCCGCAGTCGGCGCTGTCGACCTGGCATCAGACCGCGAACGTGACGAACTACGTCGCGCCGGGCGACCAGAGCGGCTCCGCGGTGCTCTCGGGAGCCCAGAGCGACACCAACACCAGCTTCCTGGCCGGTCTGGACGTGCAGAACGCCGCCTCGCCCGGTGCGGTGGTCGCCTTCGGCGCGTCGATCACCGACGCGATCTCCTCGACGTTCGGCGCCTACCACCGGTGGCCCGACCTGTTCTCGGACCGGCTGCTGGACAGCGGCCGGGCGGTCGGTGTCATCAACGAGGGCATCTCCGGGAACGGTCTGATCTTCGACGGCGGCGGGCAGAAGGCCACCACGCGCTTCCAGCGCGACGTCCTGGACCAGTCCGGCGTGACGTGGGTGGTCTTCGGCGACGACGTCATCAACGACCTGCTCAACTCCAACCCGCCGACGATCGGTCAGATCGAGTCCGCCTCCTCGCAGTTGGTGACGGCCGCCCATGCGCGGGGTGTGGGGTTCCTCTGCTCGACGCTCACCCCGTTCAAGGGCACCACCGGGTGGACACAGAGCCGTGAGGACGTCCGGGAGGCGTACAACGCGTTCCTGCGTACGTCGTCGAGCGGCTGCGACGCGGTGAACGACGTCGACGCCGCCACGCACGACCCGTCCGACCCGCAGGCGTATCTGCCCTCCTACGACTCCGGCGACCACCTGCACCCCAATGACCTGGGGATGCAGGCCATAGCGGACGCCGTGCCGCTGAGTGTCTTCGGCGCCGCCACCACCGCGCCGCGGGTGAATCTGGCGCTGGGCCGGCCGGTGCAGGCGTCCAGCGTGGAGGCGGGCAGCACGATGGTGGGGGCCGACGCGGTCGACGGAAACCGTGACACCCGCTGGGCCAGTGGTTCCGGTGACCCGCAGTCCCTCGCCGTGGACCTCGGGCAGACCCGCACGCTGACCCAGGTGGAACTGGACTGGGAGACGGCGTACGCGTCCTCCTGGCAGATCCAGGTCTCGCCCGACGGCACGTCCTCCTGGCAGACGATCGCCTCGTCCACCGCCGGGCGCGGTGGTGATGTGCAGGTCCCGGTGAGCGGCAGCGGGCGCTGGGTGCGGTTGCTCGGCACCGTCCGGGGCACCCAGTTCGGCTATTCCCTCTGGGAGTTCGGCGTCTACGGGCAGTAG